GAGCAGAAGAATCTATTTAATTTTAAAGCGGTACAACTCACCCGTACCTCAGCAGAACACACCGTTTGAAGATTTCTCAGAGCACGCTCTAAAACTCCGATTTGATTGGCGAGCTTCAGGGTCTTATCCTGAAGCTGCTTATTCTCTACCTCCAGTAACTTCACCCTGTTGGGGGAGATTGGGGGTggaagtggggggtgggggagtgaAGGGGAGATTTTTATGGTCGATACCTTGCAGCCTAGCAGGCCTGTAGTGCAGTGTGTGGGGGAACACGCGCACTTCTGCTGGGTGGTAGCGGCCGTCCTCATCCCAGCGCTGCCCATCTCCTCTGCCTCGGTTATCCTCTTCAGAAGCTCACGCCTCTCCACCAACAGCTGCTCGTTCTCCTCAGTCACAGTCCGAATCCAATCCTTCTCCTTTTCCGAAACCAGCACGGAGGCGAAACGTAAGTGTCTCCCGACATTGTACTTTTACTTTAAGTTGAATACCTGAGATAAAACTCACTTTCTCCTGCAGACTCATGGCCAGAGCCAGATCATTCTCCAGCTTCTGGATCATTGCGTCGCGCTGGCTGGTGGCCACTACAAAGAGCTGCTTTGCTTTGCGCAGTTTGGCCTTGTGCAGACCTTGTTTCTCAGTGTACCTCCTAATTACAAATTAGAGATacttcaacacacacaacacaccctaACCTACATGCTTTACCAGTGTAGACTTATACCACTTTCACCACAGCAGTTTTCCCAAAGCATCTATGGGTCCAGACCCAGAACGCTCCAACTCCCcaaagtgagtgtgtgatcaTTGTGTGGCAACAGGTCTCTACCTGATGCTGCCATCTAGCTGCTGGAGGACCTGTTGCAGTTCCTCCTGGAGCCTCTCGGACTCGTTCTGCGTGGCCACGAGCTGCTGCTCCAGCGTCTGTCTGCTCCTCTGACTCAGCCTCTGCTGCAGGAGAAGCAGACAGCAGCACAAAGGGGCAGTGATGTAAATAACTCGCCTTTACGCATCCGCTACGTGCCAGTTTACTCTGGCTGGCATTAACGACCTGTCGGCTTACGAGTGCAATGTGAGTGGGGGGCAATCGTGTCTTTAAGGCCCGCGTTAAGAACGTGCTTCACCCCAGAGCGCCGTACACCAACCTGCTCCCTGGCAGAGCCGAGCTCGTTCTCCAGCACCTCCAGCCGCGTCTCCAGCTGCTGGGAGCGGCGGGAGAGCTCCGAGTTGGCGCGGGTGAGGGTCGTCTCCTTGGCACGCAGAGAGAGCGCCTGCTGCTgcagctcctcctccctctgctccagtAACTTCCTGTCGGGGGGAACCACAGTTGGGTTTAGGTGACCTAGGCAGCTTCCGTGGTTTCACAGGAGCCCACCTCTGGAGCTGCTCGTCCTGTAGCTTGGCTCGGAGGGCGGACAGGTTGTCCGACATGTCTCTGGTGTCTCTCTCCAGCTTGCTGGTCTCTCCTGCCCTGGCCTCCTCCAGGCGCAGCTGATGCAGTGTGTTCTTCAGCTGTTGCTGTAGTTCCAACACCTCCAGACAAACACACCCAAATTAAGCTTTGCTAGAAAACAACATCTAAAGCAGCACTTGTTTCCCTTTAAAAAACTTGCACCTTATTAATTATTAGTTATGAGCACTTCACCCCTCTGTACCATCTCTCTGAGCTTAACACAGTCAAACTGAGCTTTCAAACCCCCAATAAACTGCCTTTTCAAATAGAGGAACCTCACCACAGTCGCTAAACATTACAATACTAAATGTTGGAAACCTTcatgtttgttttgtatttCAGAAGCAGAACATTGTGCTCCAAAACAATATTACTGTCATTCAAAACAATATTTTATGTTGTGAACAAACACAAACTGTGTGAAGTTGTGTgtgaagttgtgtgtgtgtgtgtgtgtgaagttgtgtgtgtgtgtgtaaagttgtGTGTGCCTACACTGTGGGACTCTCCTGTTCTCCAAAAATGGGAATAACAGCAAACGCACCTTTATTCTTTTAAATACTGACAAATGAACAGACACTGCAGCCTGAGCATATTATGCAAAAGCACAAACCCAGGTGTCCACCACGCAGGGCATTCAGTTCCCTCCATGGCCTCTCGGTGGTCCTGGGCCCCTCACCTTCTTGTCGGCAGCAATGACGCGGGCCCTCTCGGCCCCGAGCTCCTCCCTCAGGCTGCTGCTGGTCTGGCTGGCCTGGGCGCTCCTAGCCTGCTCCAGCTCCAGCTCCCGGACCCTCTGGTGTAGCTGCTCCACCTCGTTGGCCTGGCCCGCCGTGCTGGCCTCCAGCTGGGCCACCCGGGCCTGCGACTGCTTCAGCTCTGCACACAGCTGCACAGCGAGGCGCCGTGACTACTGGGTCCAGACCAACCCAACCCCCAGCAGAATGAAAGCAGCAGTCTCTAAGCAACTATGATCATCATAGATGTTTGTAAAGACATTTTCTCTGAGCTGAAGTAACAATCAGAGGGAAGGACTGtggatattcagtgtagtgttcTCTGATGGAAGGTTAAACTCTTTCAGCCTCATTCAAACTGTAAACATGATTACGTTAACTACTTACAATTATTTACAATCCAACTCATTTTGTGTTCGCCATCATTTAGCACAATTCATCATCTGACCACAGGATTGCTACTGGCTGGATTTTTAACAGGGTTTTAAAAACACCAGCAAGACTGGTGTACCCGAGAGAGATCTTTTAAATGGCACCCTCAACCACATACCACTACCACATCGATGTTAGCAGCGTGTTGAAAATGGTGTGTGACCCAAAAAACACCCAGACAGCCTTGTTCTTGTGGTTAGAATAGATGTGGGGTGCAACCACCAGATGGCCAACACAGAGGCGTTTGAGATCAAGTGGGCCGGGGAGCACGTTGAACAAATTCCTTGTACACCACCTTGATCTTCTCTTGGTCTAGAAGCGCGTTGTGTCTCTTCAGGTCGAGATTTTTCTCGCGCTCGTAGCGCAGCTCTCGCTCGGCCGAGGTGAAGAGGTGCTGCGTCCTCTGCAGGTCCTGCTTCAGCTGTTTGGATTCCTCCCCCTTTTGCTGCAGGACGCAGTCTTGAGCCTGGGGACATGCGCACACGGGACACATGCAGAGGACACATGAAGTGTGACTCCACGCCATCTCACAGGAGTTCAGAACAGTTGTTTCCCATAATGCTGAAGGAAAAGGAAATTCTTGTGTATGTTTCCTGAAAGtcaatgtgtgagagagagagagagagagagagagagagagagagagagagagagagagagagagagagagagagagagagagagagagagagagagagagagagagagaatactgATGTCAAGGCTGACCTTGGCTCTAGCCTGGGCTTCACAGATCTGGGCCTGCAGGGTcagctgtctctcctcctccaggttGGCATGAAGCTTACTCATCTCTGCCCTCACACACGCCACCTAGTGGAGCATTGCACAGCTTACACCCCAGCTGAACATACAGCCATTACAAGACCAACACCAGCAACAGCTCTACCCCCTAAGAATAGAACACATACCAAATACAAGTGGCGAATGATTTTAACACAGTATAAAAAACACTAATCAGTGCTAGTATGTATCTaacatactacatactacatactacatactcCATAAGGTATCAAATGATGCAGCCCTGGATCTGTATCAGTTGTATGCTGACTGCCCTTTAAAGTCTCCTGTACTGATCCCACAGTGCAGACAGACAACACATGTCCGTCGTGTTCAGCTCAGGCTGCGGTGAGTGTGAGGTTTACCCGGTGAGTGCCGTCCTCCTCCACCGCAGCAGTTCTGGGATCAGAGTGAGGTGTGTTCTCCCGCCCAGCAGTGGCATGTGCGTCCAGACGGCCCGCCCGTCGCCGCTCCAGGGCGCTAGCGCCCAGCTCCGCCTGCAGCTCCATCACCTGCCTGCGTTTCTCCATCAGCTCATCTCTGATGCACAGCAAGGCCCGCCACCCCCCAGATACGTTACCGTCTCAGCAGGACGTGACAGACAGATGACACCATCGATAGCCTCTGTGCGGCCCAATAGCCTTGTAAGTGGTTTATTCCAAACACTACAACGACACACTAAGCTTGAAACGACTAGCTGTCTCCTTAACAGCACCGCAGCCTGATCTGTACACTGTACAGTGCAACATGACTCCTGTATGGCTGCCCAGATTCTTGTAAGGCTGCCTAGTGATCTCAATCGCCTGCCAGCTAAGCACATCAGTCACTCTTCGTTTCCCAGCACAAAGGCCCCCTGAGACAGCAAGATGCTGCCTGTGACTCCCGGTGGTTTAGACTTCTGCATGGAGCTTTTGTGTTAATTCAGTCCTGCCACACTGCACCAGTCCCAGTGACTCACAAGTGACTTCAGCAGCAATGACGCTTCAATATGATCTATTCCACCTGTCGGAAAATCACTGCGTTTTGGACGTGTTGCATGTACGTGCAAATTCTTTGTTGTAGCATCAGCTCTTAACCCACCAATAAGCAACGTTACTCACCATCACAAATCTTCAAGGACAGGAAATAATAACAGGTGTTTTGGTTGTTGAGGAGTTCCTCACCTCAGAGTGCTGGACTCCTTCTCCAGTGCACACAGCTCCGATCTCAGCTGCTGGACGAGGTCCGTAAGCTGCGTCGCCTGCTCCCTGCTCTCCCTCAGGTCCTCCTGCACCCTGCTGTTCCCAGTCTGCTCGGCCAGGTCCTCCTGGAGTCGCGTCTGAGCACGCTCCAACTGGGCCACCTGTGAAAAATGACACATACAGTCTCTGCACAATGTGTAGTAACCACTCACTAAACACCATGGAAGTAACTACACTACAGTCCACCTGTTCCTATAGTTTACCAAATATGCAATTACAGACTACAGGACTGCAGGGTGTGGGGGCAAACCACACAAGGTGTGCTAAAGGTAAATATTATATACAGGTTACagattttaatttcaatttctaTTGGTATGAATGTCATGAATGTGGAGTCTGACCTACAGTCGATGCAAGAGGATGTGGTGCACCAAGCACCACCGTGTCACTGCCGTGTGGAGGATGAGTGGCCACCCAAACCATTTCTATTCATGTGGTCAGAATCTGACTAACGATGACCCAGGTAAAGGGCAGCTGACAAATGTCAAGAGACTTTTGTAACCTATTTCAGCCCATCAAGGTGTGGGTGCAGGGTAGGGGTTTTttggggggttttttttttgcttgtttctttttaaaagtgAAGCACATCATGGACCTGGCTTGTATCTCAAGTTTAACATGGTTCACCAAAATTACATTGGCACTTTGCATCAATGACACTGTGTCCCCTTGGTTTTCAATAATGTGAGTAGTGAATGAATACTTGAACTGTCTGACAAGCTGCTCTGTTATTGGTCAATGCCCTGCCGTTatcaccttctcctccagaaTCCCCTTCTCGCCCGTAACACGTGCAAGGCTCTCGTTGAGGGATTTGCCTTGTTGGTGCGCGGCGTCCAAGCTCTGCACCTCCACGCGTAGTCTCTTCAGCTCCGCCTGGTCTCCCAGTGCAGCCTGAGGACAGCGACCCGCTCAGTAAGAGACACCAGAGTCCTCCTGACCTCGCTGAAGGGTCTTCAACAGCACGGTACTCATAAATACACCATCGCCTCAAGCGAATACAAATGGCTGGGGTCTCACCTGCTTCTCTTTGATGAGGGAACTTTGAGCCACAGCTAAATCCACCTCTAACTTTTTCCTCCACTCCTTCTCCTCAGCAAGTCGGTTCTCGAGAAACGTCACCCTCTCTTGAACACCGGCTTTTAGCTTAGGATTAAAATGATTTATGGAATGCAACGTCCGTATGGGGTTCATGTAAAACAGACACAAATGCAGCTGGTGGCTGGTTACCTCAGGCTCCGCGTTCCCATCACAGCTCTGTGCCGGTCTCTGTGCTCTCTTCTCATTCAGCTCCAGGTTTTTAATCTGCGATGTCATTGAACACTTTGAGAACAAATTTTGAATCaagaccccgcccccttcaACCAGCCATCAGCGCCGGTCCAACGGCAGGACGGAGTAGTGGTGCCGACCCCTGGTCCCGACCTTTCTGCGCAGGCCCTCCAGTTGGCTCTCGTGGCGCTCCAGCTCCTCCCTGGCCTGGTTCTGCGCCTCCCCCAGCAGAGCCTCCAGCTCCTCGTTCCTCTCCAccagctcctcctgctcctgctgCTGCTTCTGTAGCCTCCTCTGCACCTCCCGCAGACGGCAGTCCTTGTCCTCCGAGTCCCTCCGGCACCTGTACGCGCgcacagaaggagagagggagagagagggagagagggagagagggagagagggagagagagagggagagggagagagagggagagagagacagagggagacagagggagagagagagggagaaagagagggagaaagagagggagaaagagagagagagagggagagagagagggagagagagacagagggagagagagagagggagagggagagagagagggagaaaaggagggagagagagagggagaaagagggagagagagagagagagagagaggagagagagagagagaggaagagagggagtgagaaagagagagagagagagagagagagagagagagagagagagagagagagagagagagagagagagagagagaaccgtAAACACAGCACGTATGCTGTTCCCTTTATCTCTATTGTAAATGGAAAGGCAGTGGATACCTAAGAGCCCAATCTGGACTTTCTAAAGGTGTTAAATGCTGAAGTAGCTTAATCAACCACATAATTCTAACAACCGTTAAAGAAGTAAAATGGGTTTTTATGACCACCATCACCTTTTATGGAGTTGATCTTGCTCATCATTTAGAGTTCTTTCTGACACCTCTGGATGACTGTCACTTCCACCAGACTGTATAGATATGAGGTAGTTACTGCATTAGATGTatctgtttgttttatttaaaaggTATTTCTGCTTTGTTTAAACTACTGAAATGTGTATCATACACAACAGAGTACTCTTTGAGCCccatttcatgttttatttacacacacatataaaaatACATTCAATGGTAGCTGCTACAACATTGCTAATTCACCTGTATGATGGAATGAGCTGAACTGTGCTCTGTAAGTGTCCCTTCATGATTAGAATGTATTTTAAAATTTTCAATCTGGAATAGAGACAAAAAGTAACAGTATTAAGACTTGAGTgcaataacaaaaaaaacccaacacatTTTAATGTGTCTGAATACGTCTCTAAAAATAGTATTCTGTGGGAAATGGTTTCTAGGCAACCTTTGAAGGGTATTGGCACTTAAAACAGTATGAGAGGTTATACCCACCATTTTCAACAGAGTCTTCCTCTCAGCATCCAGGGAGCGAACTCTGTCCCTCAGGACACGAATCTCTGCGTCAAGGCGTTCATTGCGTTCCTTGGCCTTCTGTAGCTCCAACATATCTGCCAAACATCTAATGTTCAGGAGCAGCAGGCATAGTTCAAAACATGAGGAGATAACAGACAGGTGGGTTCTTCAAATGTTCTTACCACACTGCTTCAGCTTTTCTACTTCCTGCTTGAGCTGTGCCACTTCCTCTCCCGTTGTCTGCAGGTCCAGCCCTGATATTAACACAGTACATAGTAGGTACTGACATTCATAACGACTAAAACCCATATACAATACTGCGTTCTTAAGCACGGATGAGGGGGAAAAGAGATAACAACTCCAGACAACTTCTCATTTGCTCATGTTGGGCCCATTTTACACGGACCCATTTTAAACGAAGGTTCAACATGGGGCAAGCATGCTTTCAATTGAGAACTGTCGAGAGAGACAAATGTCAGAGCCCCAGAATAAGAGGCGCATCAGATCCTCGGTCTGGGTTGCCGCTGGAGTTAGTGACTGACTGGTGTTTTGTGAACACTATTATTTTCTTGCTAGCCCagttgccaacatggttaggcTAGGTGAACAGCCATGTAGCCAGTGTACTCCATGTTACAGGAATTGTGGTCGAGTGGATCTCCAAAAACAAAAGTGTGATATTGTCAGAATATATTAGCAGTTTGACAGCGAATTAATGACAATTCTGAAATGGGAGGTCAATCGTGGTGTTGTGTACAGGTGGTATTTGCTGGTTCGCTTACCAGAGGCAGCCTGGACCTTCCGAACCAGATCGAGCTCGTCCGTCAGGCTGCGGATCTCCTGGTGAGCCATGGTGAGTCTGCTGGACGCCTCCTCCAGGTCCCTCTCCAGCGTCCTTTTCTCCGCACGCTCCCGCACCAGCTCCTCGCTTTGGGCCTGCTGGATAAAGATGTTTGCAGATTCACGGGTCGAAGACCTTTCAGGCCTGAGCGGAATAGGGTGGCTGGTTGGTGCAGGACAGCCATGCTCGGGCTCAACATGCATCGGCTGCACTGACGTGATGACAACCgggaaacatgcttgtgacagCCATGGCGGGGAAATGTCTTCCTCAGGTTAGACATGTTGctgtgtagtgagtgtaatgttaGCGGGGTCATGCCAGAAGCAACGGCCATCTTCATTCGTTTTGATCTTTGGCGATCTTTGGAGTAGTGAGATGCGtgaagttgggggggggggattgacATTCTTGCCAATCATGACAACTCAAGTGAAGCGTATATACGTGGCAGGAGCGGGGACATACAGGAGCAAGACTTTGCGCACTCTGCGTAGCCCTGCGTACACCAAAGAGCTTCTTCCAGGGGCTCTGAGCTGGAGATTCCTGTCCCTTGGGACAAAAACCAGGGATGGAGAGTCATTGGGTGTAGTCGGTGACAACTGACTCACATTTACTGCAGGAAAGAGCTTAAGTTGTGTGTGAGACTAAATTCCCAGTCGCTTCTGCAATGGCACACAAGGCAGGATCCCTGGGACGTGGTTACCTTGTTCATACTCTCTTGGCTCTGCCGTACAGCCTCCTTCTGCTGCCTAAGCTCCTCCTCCAAAGTGTGGCGGATGTGGTCTAGTTCCTCCTAATTTTCACAAGAGAGCTTACAGCAACCACTGCACCGTgggttatatttaaaaaacaagGTAACACCGTCCC
This sequence is a window from Brachyhypopomus gauderio isolate BG-103 chromosome 21, BGAUD_0.2, whole genome shotgun sequence. Protein-coding genes within it:
- the ccdc30 gene encoding uncharacterized protein ccdc30 isoform X8 — protein: MDHREQAQSEELVRERAEKRTLERDLEEASSRLTMAHQEIRSLTDELDLVRKVQAASGLDLQTTGEEVAQLKQEVEKLKQCDMLELQKAKERNERLDAEIRVLRDRVRSLDAERKTLLKMIENFKIHSNHEGTLTEHSSAHSIIQSGGSDSHPEVSERTLNDEQDQLHKRCRRDSEDKDCRLREVQRRLQKQQQEQEELVERNEELEALLGEAQNQAREELERHESQLEGLRRKIKNLELNEKRAQRPAQSCDGNAEPELKAGVQERVTFLENRLAEEKEWRKKLEVDLAVAQSSLIKEKQAALGDQAELKRLRVEVQSLDAAHQQGKSLNESLARVTGEKGILEEKVAQLERAQTRLQEDLAEQTGNSRVQEDLRESREQATQLTDLVQQLRSELCALEKESSTLRDELMEKRRQVMELQAELGASALERRRAGRLDAHATAGRENTPHSDPRTAAVEEDGTHRVACVRAEMSKLHANLEEERQLTLQAQICEAQARAKAQDCVLQQKGEESKQLKQDLQRTQHLFTSAERELRYEREKNLDLKRHNALLDQEKIKLCAELKQSQARVAQLEASTAGQANEVEQLHQRVRELELEQARSAQASQTSSSLREELGAERARVIAADKKVLELQQQLKNTLHQLRLEEARAGETSKLERDTRDMSDNLSALRAKLQDEQLQRKLLEQREEELQQQALSLRAKETTLTRANSELSRRSQQLETRLEVLENELGSAREQQRLSQRSRQTLEQQLVATQNESERLQEELQQVLQQLDGSIRRYTEKQGLHKAKLRKAKQLFVVATSQRDAMIQKLENDLALAMSLQEKEKDWIRTVTEENEQLLVERRELLKRITEAEEMGSAGMRTAATTQQKVKLLEVENKQLQDKTLKLANQIGVLERALRNLQTVCSAEVRDVKKIFPSGAYLDGLLWTSTASPSTGLCESWGLLDAIRRVKVGEHAKSLESSFSLPTSQPSEIGYLNLNSPMAHHVPLDQEENHSVASEDA
- the ccdc30 gene encoding uncharacterized protein ccdc30 isoform X4, which gives rise to MDHREEKDELQELWGRLQEAGVAPEASAEEQRRCLWGLLRQSEGSLASATQELGALRSQQAREMSEVENYVEHIRNMLEERECLTAEYERDNEQLRAELAQMKHQQECQFKEVLEMLEQEGLAEISHSSASEQVAYLLVERVTLLERLEVAERKLDTQTLTGNLREVHLQEELDHIRHTLEEELRQQKEAVRQSQESMNKGQESPAQSPWKKLFGVRRATQSAQSLAPQAQSEELVRERAEKRTLERDLEEASSRLTMAHQEIRSLTDELDLVRKVQAASGLDLQTTGEEVAQLKQEVEKLKQCDMLELQKAKERNERLDAEIRVLRDRVRSLDAERKTLLKMIENFKIHSNHEGTLTEHSSAHSIIQSGGSDSHPEVSERTLNDEQDQLHKRCRRDSEDKDCRLREVQRRLQKQQQEQEELVERNEELEALLGEAQNQAREELERHESQLEGLRRKIKNLELNEKRAQRPAQSCDGNAEPELKAGVQERVTFLENRLAEEKEWRKKLEVDLAVAQSSLIKEKQAALGDQAELKRLRVEVQSLDAAHQQGKSLNESLARVTGEKGILEEKVAQLERAQTRLQEDLAEQTGNSRVQEDLRESREQATQLTDLVQQLRSELCALEKESSTLRDELMEKRRQVMELQAELGASALERRRAGRLDAHATAGRENTPHSDPRTAAVEEDGTHRVACVRAEMSKLHANLEEERQLTLQAQICEAQARAKAQDCVLQQKGEESKQLKQDLQRTQHLFTSAERELRYEREKNLDLKRHNALLDQEKIKLCAELKQSQARVAQLEASTAGQANEVEQLHQRVRELELEQARSAQASQTSSSLREELGAERARVIAADKKVLELQQQLKNTLHQLRLEEARAGETSKLERDTRDMSDNLSALRAKLQDEQLQRKLLEQREEELQQQALSLRAKETTLTRANSELSRRSQQLETRLEVLENELGSAREQQRLSQRSRQTLEQQLVATQNESERLQEELQQVLQQLDGSIRRYTEKQGLHKAKLRKAKQLFVVATSQRDAMIQKLENDLALAMSLQEKEKDWIRTVTEENEQLLVERRELLKRITEAEEMGSAGMRTAATTQQKVKLLEVENKQLQDKTLKLANQIGVLERALRNLQTVCSAEVRDVKKIFPSGAYLDGLLWTSTASPSTGLCESWGLLDAIRRVKVGEHAKSLESSFSLPTSQPSEIGYLNLNSPMAHHVPLDQEENHSVASEDA
- the ccdc30 gene encoding uncharacterized protein ccdc30 isoform X6, with the translated sequence MDHREEKDELQELWGRLQEAGVAPEASAEEQRRCLWGLLRQSEGSLASATQELGALRSQQAREMSEVREVENYVEHIRNMLEERECLTAEYERDNEQLRAELAQMKHQQECQFKEVLEMLEQEGLAEISHSSASEQVAYLLVERVTLLERLEVAERKLDTQTLTGNLREVHLQEELDHIRHTLEEELRQQKEAVRQSQESMNKAQSEELVRERAEKRTLERDLEEASSRLTMAHQEIRSLTDELDLVRKVQAASGLDLQTTGEEVAQLKQEVEKLKQCDMLELQKAKERNERLDAEIRVLRDRVRSLDAERKTLLKMIENFKIHSNHEGTLTEHSSAHSIIQSGGSDSHPEVSERTLNDEQDQLHKRCRRDSEDKDCRLREVQRRLQKQQQEQEELVERNEELEALLGEAQNQAREELERHESQLEGLRRKIKNLELNEKRAQRPAQSCDGNAEPELKAGVQERVTFLENRLAEEKEWRKKLEVDLAVAQSSLIKEKQAALGDQAELKRLRVEVQSLDAAHQQGKSLNESLARVTGEKGILEEKVAQLERAQTRLQEDLAEQTGNSRVQEDLRESREQATQLTDLVQQLRSELCALEKESSTLRDELMEKRRQVMELQAELGASALERRRAGRLDAHATAGRENTPHSDPRTAAVEEDGTHRVACVRAEMSKLHANLEEERQLTLQAQICEAQARAKAQDCVLQQKGEESKQLKQDLQRTQHLFTSAERELRYEREKNLDLKRHNALLDQEKIKLCAELKQSQARVAQLEASTAGQANEVEQLHQRVRELELEQARSAQASQTSSSLREELGAERARVIAADKKVLELQQQLKNTLHQLRLEEARAGETSKLERDTRDMSDNLSALRAKLQDEQLQRKLLEQREEELQQQALSLRAKETTLTRANSELSRRSQQLETRLEVLENELGSAREQQRLSQRSRQTLEQQLVATQNESERLQEELQQVLQQLDGSIRRYTEKQGLHKAKLRKAKQLFVVATSQRDAMIQKLENDLALAMSLQEKEKDWIRTVTEENEQLLVERRELLKRITEAEEMGSAGMRTAATTQQKVKLLEVENKQLQDKTLKLANQIGVLERALRNLQTVCSAEVRDVKKIFPSGAYLDGLLWTSTASPSTGLCESWGLLDAIRRVKVGEHAKSLESSFSLPTSQPSEIGYLNLNSPMAHHVPLDQEENHSVASEDA
- the ccdc30 gene encoding uncharacterized protein ccdc30 isoform X1, which codes for MDHREEKDELQELWGRLQEAGVAPEASAEEQRRCLWGLLRQSEGSLASATQELGALRSQQAREMSEVREVENYVEHIRNMLEERECLTAEYERDNEQLRAELAQMKHQQECQFKEVLEMLEQEGLAEISHSSASEQVAYLLVERVTLLERLEVAERKLDTQTLTGNLREVHLQEELDHIRHTLEEELRQQKEAVRQSQESMNKGQESPAQSPWKKLFGVRRATQSAQSLAPQAQSEELVRERAEKRTLERDLEEASSRLTMAHQEIRSLTDELDLVRKVQAASGLDLQTTGEEVAQLKQEVEKLKQCDMLELQKAKERNERLDAEIRVLRDRVRSLDAERKTLLKMIENFKIHSNHEGTLTEHSSAHSIIQSGGSDSHPEVSERTLNDEQDQLHKRCRRDSEDKDCRLREVQRRLQKQQQEQEELVERNEELEALLGEAQNQAREELERHESQLEGLRRKIKNLELNEKRAQRPAQSCDGNAEPELKAGVQERVTFLENRLAEEKEWRKKLEVDLAVAQSSLIKEKQAALGDQAELKRLRVEVQSLDAAHQQGKSLNESLARVTGEKGILEEKVAQLERAQTRLQEDLAEQTGNSRVQEDLRESREQATQLTDLVQQLRSELCALEKESSTLRDELMEKRRQVMELQAELGASALERRRAGRLDAHATAGRENTPHSDPRTAAVEEDGTHRVACVRAEMSKLHANLEEERQLTLQAQICEAQARAKAQDCVLQQKGEESKQLKQDLQRTQHLFTSAERELRYEREKNLDLKRHNALLDQEKIKLCAELKQSQARVAQLEASTAGQANEVEQLHQRVRELELEQARSAQASQTSSSLREELGAERARVIAADKKVLELQQQLKNTLHQLRLEEARAGETSKLERDTRDMSDNLSALRAKLQDEQLQRKLLEQREEELQQQALSLRAKETTLTRANSELSRRSQQLETRLEVLENELGSAREQQRLSQRSRQTLEQQLVATQNESERLQEELQQVLQQLDGSIRRYTEKQGLHKAKLRKAKQLFVVATSQRDAMIQKLENDLALAMSLQEKEKDWIRTVTEENEQLLVERRELLKRITEAEEMGSAGMRTAATTQQKVKLLEVENKQLQDKTLKLANQIGVLERALRNLQTVCSAEVRDVKKIFPSGAYLDGLLWTSTASPSTGLCESWGLLDAIRRVKVGEHAKSLESSFSLPTSQPSEIGYLNLNSPMAHHVPLDQEENHSVASEDA
- the ccdc30 gene encoding uncharacterized protein ccdc30 isoform X2, which produces MDHREEKDELQELWGRLQEAGVAPEASAEEQRRCLWGLLRQSEGSLASATQELGALRSQQAREMSEVREVENYVEHIRNMLEERECLTAEYERDNEQLRAELAQMKHQQECQFKEVLEMLEQEGLAEISHSSASEQVAYLLVERVTLLERLEVAERKLDTQTLTGNLREVHLQEELDHIRHTLEEELRQQKEAVRQSQESMNKGQESPAQSPWKKLFGVRRATQSAQSLAPAQSEELVRERAEKRTLERDLEEASSRLTMAHQEIRSLTDELDLVRKVQAASGLDLQTTGEEVAQLKQEVEKLKQCDMLELQKAKERNERLDAEIRVLRDRVRSLDAERKTLLKMIENFKIHSNHEGTLTEHSSAHSIIQSGGSDSHPEVSERTLNDEQDQLHKRCRRDSEDKDCRLREVQRRLQKQQQEQEELVERNEELEALLGEAQNQAREELERHESQLEGLRRKIKNLELNEKRAQRPAQSCDGNAEPELKAGVQERVTFLENRLAEEKEWRKKLEVDLAVAQSSLIKEKQAALGDQAELKRLRVEVQSLDAAHQQGKSLNESLARVTGEKGILEEKVAQLERAQTRLQEDLAEQTGNSRVQEDLRESREQATQLTDLVQQLRSELCALEKESSTLRDELMEKRRQVMELQAELGASALERRRAGRLDAHATAGRENTPHSDPRTAAVEEDGTHRVACVRAEMSKLHANLEEERQLTLQAQICEAQARAKAQDCVLQQKGEESKQLKQDLQRTQHLFTSAERELRYEREKNLDLKRHNALLDQEKIKLCAELKQSQARVAQLEASTAGQANEVEQLHQRVRELELEQARSAQASQTSSSLREELGAERARVIAADKKVLELQQQLKNTLHQLRLEEARAGETSKLERDTRDMSDNLSALRAKLQDEQLQRKLLEQREEELQQQALSLRAKETTLTRANSELSRRSQQLETRLEVLENELGSAREQQRLSQRSRQTLEQQLVATQNESERLQEELQQVLQQLDGSIRRYTEKQGLHKAKLRKAKQLFVVATSQRDAMIQKLENDLALAMSLQEKEKDWIRTVTEENEQLLVERRELLKRITEAEEMGSAGMRTAATTQQKVKLLEVENKQLQDKTLKLANQIGVLERALRNLQTVCSAEVRDVKKIFPSGAYLDGLLWTSTASPSTGLCESWGLLDAIRRVKVGEHAKSLESSFSLPTSQPSEIGYLNLNSPMAHHVPLDQEENHSVASEDA